The Niastella koreensis GR20-10 genome includes a window with the following:
- a CDS encoding arylsulfatase — MATNKKKIQQTNDDKPADQQPFKTNLDRYHLPVPEWDFPNAKIGMYANESKPDFPPVKTAPKGSPNILLVLLDDVGFGWPSVTGGLVRTPTAEKLAKNGLLYNQFHTTALCSPSRASLLTGRNHHTVATGVIQEMATGYPGYCGIIPKSCATFAELLKQSGYSCAWFGKNHNVPDNYTSPAGPFDNWPTNQGFDYFYGFIAGETDQFYPSLLRNTEAIEPPRKPEEGYQLTRDLADECIGWVRRQKTIAPDRPFMAYFSTGAAHAPHQPPLDWRGKNTDRFNMGWDEYRKTVFQNQLNAGIIPKGSKLTERPKQIPSWDSQAADAKKLFSIQAENYADFLEHADYEVGRVVEAIEQLGELDNTLIIYIIGDNGSSGEGSLVGTPNEIMSLNGRQPSMEESIGFIDRWGMPGTSPHYAVGWAWAGDTPFQWTKQVASHFGGTRNPMIISWPAVIKDTGKVRSQFHHIIDVMPTLMEIIGIREPKEVNGYIQKPIEGTSFAYTFFEANATKPSTRTQQYFEMLGNRAMYADGWIACCRHGRLPWETSGSYSFDTDVWELYNIMEDFCQADDRATKEPNKLRELQDLFMAAAAKYNVLPLDDSFAERLDVTLRPGYFTGRKKVTFYPGLTRLPEGSGPKLIGIPFTVTAKVDIPKDGAEGVIFALGGDAAGWSLFLWEQKVRFHYNFFTIRRYDVQSQTPLSAGKHTITITFEPESPKPGCPADVTMAIDGKGSAKGHIDEQIPMRCGTETMDVGMDCVSPVCSDYEKKGLFPFTGTIESVTFEFGETKQPTGMERLELATKMD, encoded by the coding sequence ATGGCTACAAATAAAAAGAAAATCCAACAGACAAATGATGATAAACCGGCTGACCAGCAACCCTTTAAAACTAATTTAGACCGGTATCACCTTCCAGTGCCGGAATGGGATTTTCCCAATGCAAAAATTGGCATGTATGCAAACGAATCAAAGCCAGATTTTCCGCCGGTGAAAACTGCTCCGAAAGGTTCACCTAATATTTTATTGGTATTGTTGGACGATGTGGGGTTTGGATGGCCCAGCGTAACCGGTGGTTTGGTAAGAACGCCAACAGCTGAAAAACTGGCTAAAAATGGTTTGCTGTATAATCAATTTCATACAACCGCACTCTGCTCGCCCAGTCGGGCATCTTTACTTACGGGAAGAAATCATCACACTGTTGCAACGGGAGTGATTCAGGAAATGGCGACAGGTTATCCTGGCTATTGCGGTATCATACCCAAAAGTTGCGCAACGTTTGCCGAACTACTAAAACAATCTGGTTATTCCTGTGCGTGGTTTGGAAAAAACCATAATGTTCCCGATAACTATACCAGTCCTGCCGGTCCGTTCGACAACTGGCCAACCAACCAGGGGTTTGATTATTTCTATGGTTTTATTGCCGGTGAAACAGATCAATTTTACCCAAGCTTGCTAAGAAACACAGAAGCGATAGAACCACCACGAAAACCCGAAGAAGGTTATCAGCTTACCCGCGACCTGGCTGATGAATGTATTGGCTGGGTGCGCAGGCAAAAAACAATCGCGCCAGACCGGCCTTTTATGGCCTATTTTTCTACCGGCGCAGCGCACGCGCCACATCAGCCTCCACTGGACTGGCGTGGAAAAAATACAGATCGTTTTAATATGGGCTGGGACGAATACAGGAAAACGGTGTTTCAAAACCAGTTGAATGCCGGTATCATTCCCAAAGGAAGCAAACTAACGGAACGGCCTAAACAGATACCTTCCTGGGACAGTCAGGCTGCAGATGCAAAAAAGTTATTTTCGATACAGGCTGAGAATTATGCAGACTTTCTGGAACATGCAGACTACGAAGTGGGCCGTGTGGTTGAAGCAATTGAACAGTTAGGCGAACTGGATAACACCCTGATTATTTACATAATTGGCGACAACGGATCAAGCGGCGAGGGATCGCTGGTGGGAACCCCCAATGAAATTATGAGTTTGAACGGGCGCCAGCCATCTATGGAAGAATCAATTGGATTCATAGATCGTTGGGGAATGCCCGGTACTTCACCGCACTATGCAGTGGGATGGGCATGGGCAGGAGATACACCTTTTCAATGGACCAAGCAAGTGGCTTCTCATTTCGGCGGTACCAGAAACCCGATGATCATTTCATGGCCTGCAGTAATAAAGGATACGGGAAAGGTCAGATCGCAGTTCCACCATATTATTGATGTAATGCCCACCTTAATGGAAATTATAGGCATTCGGGAACCAAAAGAAGTGAATGGTTATATTCAAAAACCAATAGAGGGTACAAGCTTTGCCTATACTTTCTTTGAAGCCAATGCAACAAAGCCCAGCACAAGAACGCAACAATATTTTGAAATGCTGGGAAACCGCGCCATGTACGCAGACGGATGGATCGCCTGTTGCCGACATGGCCGTTTGCCATGGGAAACATCAGGATCTTATTCATTTGATACTGACGTATGGGAATTGTATAACATAATGGAAGATTTCTGCCAGGCAGATGACAGGGCCACCAAAGAACCCAACAAATTGCGTGAATTGCAGGATCTGTTTATGGCTGCAGCAGCAAAATACAATGTACTTCCGTTAGATGATAGTTTTGCCGAGCGCCTGGATGTAACATTGCGCCCAGGTTATTTTACGGGAAGAAAAAAAGTTACATTTTATCCTGGTTTAACCAGGTTACCTGAAGGCAGTGGTCCTAAACTTATTGGAATACCGTTTACGGTTACTGCAAAAGTAGACATTCCCAAAGATGGCGCCGAAGGGGTCATATTCGCATTAGGAGGCGACGCAGCCGGTTGGTCATTATTCCTTTGGGAACAAAAGGTACGGTTTCACTATAACTTCTTTACCATTCGCCGATACGACGTGCAATCACAAACACCATTATCCGCCGGTAAACACACCATTACAATAACATTCGAGCCCGAAAGTCCGAAACCAGGTTGCCCCGCCGATGTAACAATGGCGATTGATGGAAAAGGATCTGCAAAAGGACATATAGATGAGCAAATACCGATGCGTTGCGGTACAGAAACCATGGATGTGGGGATGGACTGTGTGTCGCCTGTGTGTAGCGACTATGAAAAGAAAGGGCTGTTTCCATTTACCGGCACTATTGAGTCAGTAACATTTGAATTTGGAGAAACAAAACAACCCACGGGAATGGAACGGCTTGAATTGGCTACGAAAATGGATTAA
- a CDS encoding AraC family transcriptional regulator, with product MQKQKNLLAGGDQSVSEIAYTLGFETPAYFSRLFKKEVGVSPNVFRSVKKGTVHLSDLFLFY from the coding sequence TTGCAGAAGCAAAAAAATCTGCTGGCGGGAGGCGATCAGTCAGTTTCAGAAATAGCTTACACTTTGGGTTTTGAGACTCCGGCTTACTTTTCCAGGTTATTCAAAAAAGAAGTGGGCGTTAGTCCGAATGTATTCCGCAGTGTAAAAAAAGGAACAGTTCATTTAAGCGATCTGTTCCTTTTTTATTAA
- a CDS encoding helix-turn-helix domain-containing protein: MKHYSNLIDLLAAYGFSPPENPLIGVLCDAAVRHANFGNRVVEHTSDFYITAFKKKTSGTIKYGRTKYDHACGSMFFINPRQIIAINDIEPKVEGYMMYFHEDFLNGHPLHHEIRKYSFFEYETNEALHLSPKEEKIIGELFQKIETEYHNNQDEYSRDIMLSHIDSLLKYARRFYKRQFINRTILSGNTVTKFNELLNDYFEKGFVKDKGLPTVNYMAAQLNLSTRYLSDLLKQETGKTAIDLIHLYLIAEAKKSAGGRRSVSFRNSLHFGF, from the coding sequence ATGAAGCATTACAGTAACCTCATCGATCTTCTTGCAGCTTATGGATTTTCACCTCCGGAAAATCCGCTAATCGGCGTGCTCTGTGACGCCGCAGTCCGGCATGCCAATTTTGGTAACCGGGTTGTCGAACATACAAGCGACTTCTATATAACCGCTTTCAAAAAAAAGACATCCGGCACGATAAAGTACGGTAGAACAAAATATGATCATGCCTGTGGTTCCATGTTCTTCATAAATCCCAGGCAGATCATAGCAATAAACGACATTGAACCGAAGGTAGAAGGATATATGATGTATTTTCATGAAGACTTTTTGAACGGCCACCCGCTTCACCATGAAATAAGAAAATACAGCTTCTTTGAATATGAAACCAATGAAGCGCTTCATCTTTCACCAAAAGAAGAAAAGATTATCGGGGAATTGTTCCAGAAAATTGAAACCGAATACCACAACAATCAGGATGAATACAGTCGCGACATCATGCTTTCCCACATTGATTCGCTGCTTAAATATGCCCGGCGGTTCTATAAAAGACAGTTTATCAACCGCACCATCTTATCAGGTAACACCGTGACGAAGTTCAATGAACTGCTAAACGATTATTTTGAGAAAGGTTTTGTGAAGGATAAAGGGTTACCAACCGTAAACTACATGGCAGCGCAGCTCAATCTTTCAACACGATACCTGAGCGATCTCCTGAAACAGGAAACCGGTAAAACAGCGATTGACCTCATTCATCTGTACCTGATTGCAGAAGCAAAAAAATCTGCTGGCGGGAGGCGATCAGTCAGTTTCAGAAATAGCTTACACTTTGGGTTTTGA
- a CDS encoding SDR family NAD(P)-dependent oxidoreductase, giving the protein MAWCKVSSLLGVNPLPLMGMYSASKFAMEALSETLAMEVKDFGIKVTIVEPNGYATDFTSVSAVHAESMKEYDQLKAAVYAGFTDDIVGILKLRGKVKWHCHW; this is encoded by the coding sequence ATGGCATGGTGCAAGGTGTCGAGTTTGTTAGGTGTGAATCCATTGCCTTTAATGGGTATGTACAGCGCCTCTAAGTTTGCGATGGAAGCACTCAGTGAAACGCTTGCCATGGAGGTGAAAGATTTCGGGATCAAAGTAACCATTGTTGAACCCAACGGCTATGCAACTGATTTTACCAGTGTTTCAGCAGTCCATGCTGAGTCTATGAAAGAGTATGACCAATTGAAAGCGGCCGTTTATGCCGGGTTTACTGATGATATTGTTGGTATTCTGAAGCTACGGGGAAAGGTAAAATGGCATTGCCATTGGTAA
- a CDS encoding VOC family protein — protein sequence MASVSLSASIANLEALYIPIKGNGFTPNKLDTLHHAITEGQLGNAVELMIKIQGIDEHYSKCQLAGIIIITPPTDHFYGERQYTIKDIGGHFWTLSETIKDLLPEDWGATSKHID from the coding sequence ATGGCAAGCGTTTCACTGAGTGCTTCCATCGCAAACTTAGAGGCGCTGTACATACCCATTAAAGGCAATGGATTCACACCTAACAAACTCGACACCTTGCACCATGCCATAACCGAAGGACAGTTGGGCAATGCAGTAGAACTGATGATTAAAATACAAGGGATAGATGAACACTATTCCAAATGCCAGCTTGCCGGAATTATCATTATAACGCCGCCAACCGACCATTTCTATGGCGAAAGACAGTACACAATAAAAGATATCGGCGGACATTTTTGGACGCTGTCTGAAACCATTAAAGATCTTTTGCCAGAAGACTGGGGTGCTACTTCAAAACATATTGACTAA
- a CDS encoding TlpA family protein disulfide reductase — protein MRLVRVTDEEIKAAAESKIRHDKALQDMVNKPAPTWTVKDIYGKTLSLQNLKGKVVVLNFWFTSCSPCIREMPHLNELVAQYSGKEVVFIAFANNDEASIRAFLEKRPFHYAKVPNSKLVNDLYNIDSWPTSFVIDKEGKIRLAVNYNDNIEQIISAAIKAAL, from the coding sequence ATGCGCCTGGTAAGAGTTACGGATGAAGAAATAAAAGCAGCTGCCGAATCAAAGATACGCCATGATAAAGCACTGCAGGACATGGTAAACAAACCGGCACCAACATGGACAGTAAAAGATATTTATGGTAAAACCTTATCTTTACAAAACCTGAAAGGAAAGGTGGTTGTGCTTAATTTCTGGTTTACCAGTTGTTCACCCTGCATCAGAGAAATGCCACATTTGAATGAGCTGGTTGCACAATACAGTGGTAAAGAGGTCGTATTTATTGCCTTCGCTAATAATGACGAAGCCAGCATTCGTGCCTTTTTAGAAAAAAGGCCTTTCCATTACGCAAAAGTACCAAACTCGAAGCTGGTTAATGATTTATATAATATCGACTCCTGGCCAACAAGCTTTGTAATTGATAAGGAAGGGAAAATCAGGCTGGCCGTTAATTATAACGACAATATCGAACAAATTATCTCAGCTGCTATTAAAGCCGCATTGTAA
- a CDS encoding sensor histidine kinase, which produces MRKRLRHIFFVAALTACGIIACQLYWVYYNYKTARANFIATATLALRQSIDSCQLQQNELPNSLMNENKPSLTFMISETLNKAPVLVDSPHHRSVPSYSMRLFKVDIDKDQLPGVKAILARLLSLQHNRPLNLDTLTRIFQQQLKRNNINEYFKLTIERNKKDIMPGEIAALINFSKDRVIVKAVLKNPGAFLFKKNFLPAIVSTLLILLSAGSLFYMGRIIRRQMQLDRMKSDFTNNIIHELRTPLTILRSSNEALYSFGAAHDEQSLMRYLGINTLVIDDLDKNIERILDFSRSESGKRLPVLETLDLIPLLQQAQLRFSHVNSATITITANQDPFIVLTDPFMFDVILSNLLDNSIKYSPEEPQIGIHATKDDQRWEVQVSDKGMGIPASSLLYIFDKFYRVPTGDVHEIKGYGIGLAYVKQLVTSLNGKIDVSSEPGKGTIFTLTFYS; this is translated from the coding sequence GTGAGAAAAAGACTACGGCATATATTCTTTGTTGCGGCGCTTACTGCTTGTGGTATAATTGCCTGTCAATTATACTGGGTTTATTATAATTATAAAACCGCAAGGGCTAACTTCATTGCAACTGCAACGCTGGCACTCCGGCAAAGTATAGACAGTTGTCAACTGCAACAAAATGAACTTCCTAATTCGTTGATGAATGAAAATAAACCGTCCCTGACCTTCATGATCTCTGAAACGCTGAATAAAGCCCCGGTACTGGTTGATAGTCCACACCATCGTTCCGTTCCCTCTTATTCTATGCGATTATTTAAAGTGGATATAGATAAGGATCAATTGCCGGGTGTAAAAGCTATTTTAGCCCGCCTGTTATCGCTGCAGCACAACAGACCACTTAACCTGGATACACTCACCCGTATTTTTCAGCAGCAACTGAAACGTAATAACATTAATGAATATTTTAAACTGACTATTGAAAGAAATAAAAAAGACATAATGCCGGGAGAAATTGCCGCGCTGATCAATTTTAGTAAAGATCGTGTTATAGTAAAAGCAGTATTAAAAAATCCCGGCGCATTTCTATTTAAAAAAAATTTCCTGCCTGCGATCGTTTCCACTTTATTAATCCTTTTATCAGCAGGCAGTCTTTTTTATATGGGCCGCATTATCAGAAGGCAGATGCAATTGGATAGGATGAAAAGCGATTTCACCAATAACATTATTCACGAACTGCGTACGCCGTTAACCATATTGCGATCCTCCAATGAAGCATTATACAGTTTTGGCGCAGCGCATGACGAACAATCGCTGATGCGGTACCTGGGCATCAATACACTGGTCATCGATGACCTGGATAAAAATATAGAACGCATACTGGACTTTAGCCGTTCCGAGTCAGGCAAACGCCTGCCGGTATTGGAAACACTGGACCTGATCCCATTGCTCCAACAGGCACAGCTTAGATTTAGCCATGTAAACAGTGCAACCATTACAATCACTGCTAATCAGGATCCCTTTATAGTATTAACAGACCCGTTTATGTTTGATGTAATTTTATCGAACCTGTTAGACAATTCTATCAAATATTCTCCGGAAGAACCACAGATCGGAATACATGCAACAAAAGATGATCAAAGATGGGAAGTGCAGGTAAGCGATAAAGGTATGGGCATACCTGCTTCGTCGCTTCTCTATATTTTCGATAAATTTTATCGCGTGCCCACCGGCGATGTACATGAAATAAAAGGTTATGGCATTGGCCTGGCATACGTTAAACAATTGGTTACCTCGCTGAATGGAAAGATTGATGTGAGTAGTGAACCGGGCAAAGGAACTATTTTCACACTAACATTTTATTCATAA
- a CDS encoding response regulator transcription factor, translating into MENIKVLLVEDEEILASIIKESLEKRGFIVTIAKNGVEGWQLFRTVRPDICVVDVMMPRKDGFTLTTEIRAADDDTPIIMLTARTQTEDVLKGFESGADDYMKKPFSMEELIFRLKALVRRTVGKPAETVEKNMPIGQFLFRYQYLELVFGSAISPLSQREADLLLLLVQHKNQLLDRKLALIKLWGEENPFTARSMDVYVTRLRKLFRPDPSIEIINTRGHGYSLIEKNR; encoded by the coding sequence ATGGAAAATATCAAGGTATTGCTGGTGGAAGATGAAGAGATATTGGCAAGCATCATTAAAGAATCTCTTGAAAAAAGAGGTTTTATAGTAACCATAGCAAAAAATGGTGTTGAGGGCTGGCAACTGTTCAGGACAGTGAGACCGGATATATGCGTTGTAGATGTTATGATGCCCCGGAAAGATGGCTTTACACTCACTACCGAAATACGTGCTGCTGATGACGATACGCCAATTATTATGCTGACGGCGCGTACCCAGACAGAAGACGTATTGAAAGGATTTGAATCCGGGGCTGATGATTATATGAAAAAGCCCTTCAGCATGGAAGAATTGATCTTCAGGCTGAAAGCGCTGGTTCGCCGAACGGTGGGCAAACCAGCAGAAACGGTTGAAAAGAATATGCCAATAGGTCAATTCCTTTTCCGGTATCAGTATCTTGAATTAGTGTTTGGATCAGCAATTTCCCCCCTTTCTCAAAGAGAAGCAGATCTGCTTCTCTTGCTTGTACAGCACAAAAACCAACTACTGGATAGAAAACTGGCTCTTATAAAACTATGGGGCGAAGAAAATCCATTTACTGCACGGAGTATGGATGTTTATGTAACAAGACTTCGCAAATTGTTTAGACCAGACCCATCAATTGAGATCATTAATACCAGGGGGCATGGCTATTCCCTTATAGAAAAGAACCGTTAG
- a CDS encoding oxidoreductase — protein sequence MKKVILITGASSGMGKETAKQLIKEGHIVYTVARRIEQMQDLERLGGFPMQMDVTNEADIEQVVDTIIRNEGKIDVLWNNAGYGLYGAVEDVPLAEAVKQFNVNLFGLAAVTQKVVPYMRKAGSGTIINTSSMGGKMYFPLGAWYHASKHALEGFSDCLRLELKPFNINVVVIEPGLIATEFGSTLIDGLEKISKQSAYSDTMKKIAEGTRKSYETNSSSKPSVVSNAVSKIVSSPKPKTRYRIGKMAKPLVWMRIYLGDRLFDKVVTSQL from the coding sequence ATGAAAAAGGTAATCTTAATCACAGGCGCCAGCTCAGGAATGGGTAAAGAAACCGCTAAACAACTTATTAAAGAAGGGCATATTGTTTATACCGTTGCCCGCAGAATTGAGCAGATGCAGGACCTTGAACGATTGGGTGGATTTCCCATGCAGATGGATGTTACCAATGAAGCAGACATTGAACAGGTAGTTGATACCATTATCCGGAACGAAGGAAAAATAGATGTGCTTTGGAACAATGCAGGTTATGGCCTTTATGGCGCTGTGGAAGATGTTCCTTTAGCTGAGGCCGTGAAACAATTTAATGTGAACCTGTTTGGCCTGGCGGCTGTTACACAGAAAGTTGTTCCGTACATGCGTAAGGCAGGATCAGGTACCATCATCAACACTTCCTCAATGGGTGGTAAAATGTATTTCCCGTTAGGCGCCTGGTACCACGCAAGCAAACACGCTTTGGAGGGATTCAGTGACTGCTTGCGCCTTGAATTGAAACCTTTCAATATCAACGTAGTGGTGATTGAACCGGGCCTGATCGCTACTGAATTTGGCAGTACACTCATAGACGGTCTTGAAAAAATTTCAAAGCAAAGTGCTTACAGCGATACAATGAAAAAAATTGCTGAAGGTACCAGGAAATCATACGAAACCAATAGTTCATCAAAGCCATCTGTAGTGTCAAACGCGGTGAGTAAGATCGTGAGTAGCCCCAAACCTAAAACACGTTACCGGATTGGCAAGATGGCCAAACCGTTGGTGTGGATGAGGATTTATTTAGGAGACAGGCTGTTTGATAAGGTCGTCACCAGTCAGTTGTAA
- a CDS encoding serine hydrolase domain-containing protein, with protein sequence MMKRFLISLLSLLSLGLTSYTQSISRLKLDNLFNTLSENNLAMASIAISKNGVLVYQKAIGCSFIEGNNKVPANINTEYRIGSISKMFTATIIFQLIEEKKLFINDTLYQYFPSLPNAGVITISELLNHRSGLPSFTNATNYPDWMDKPKNHNDLLALISGRKADFEPNSKADYNNSNYLLLSYIIEKVCKKNYKEVLNERIISKLNLTRNYYGNGIDSNKNECASYKYFDNKWVKDKAANLNNFSGAGAIVSTPSDMTKFIEALFSYKLVSKASLDKMKTLVDGYGMGMFPYSFQSKKGYGHNGKTEGFASSLSYYPEDKLAIAYCTNGEVYPKADILNGVLGICFNTAYTIPVFKPLVINNQELDKYIGTYLSSQPSIKVLCTKNEVNLLLETSGHTFVLDAIENNKFMNARYGYFFEFNQANKQLLIKEGDDVYYLNKQ encoded by the coding sequence ATGATGAAACGATTTCTTATCTCACTGCTTTCCCTTTTGTCTTTGGGTTTAACATCCTATACTCAATCAATTAGCCGTCTAAAGCTGGATAACCTGTTCAATACCCTTTCTGAAAATAATTTAGCAATGGCCAGCATTGCCATTTCAAAAAATGGGGTACTGGTATATCAAAAAGCAATAGGCTGCTCATTTATTGAAGGGAATAATAAAGTACCGGCCAATATAAATACGGAATATCGAATCGGCTCCATATCAAAAATGTTTACTGCGACAATTATCTTTCAATTGATTGAAGAAAAAAAACTTTTTATCAATGATACTTTATACCAATATTTTCCTTCCCTGCCCAATGCCGGGGTTATTACCATAAGTGAACTGCTTAACCACAGAAGTGGCCTGCCCAGTTTTACCAATGCTACGAACTATCCCGACTGGATGGATAAACCCAAAAACCACAACGATCTGCTGGCGCTTATATCCGGTAGAAAAGCGGATTTTGAGCCAAATTCCAAAGCTGACTATAATAACTCCAATTATCTTTTATTAAGTTATATTATTGAAAAGGTGTGCAAAAAAAATTATAAAGAAGTTCTAAACGAAAGAATCATTTCCAAACTGAATTTAACAAGAAATTATTATGGAAATGGTATCGACAGCAATAAAAACGAATGCGCGTCTTACAAATATTTCGATAATAAATGGGTAAAAGATAAAGCGGCAAATTTGAACAATTTTAGTGGTGCCGGGGCAATTGTTTCTACCCCTTCAGACATGACTAAATTTATTGAAGCCTTATTTTCTTATAAACTTGTTAGTAAGGCGAGTCTTGATAAAATGAAGACCTTAGTAGATGGCTATGGAATGGGCATGTTCCCTTATTCATTTCAGTCTAAGAAGGGGTATGGTCACAATGGTAAAACAGAAGGGTTTGCTTCTTCACTTTCTTACTATCCAGAAGATAAGCTGGCTATTGCTTATTGCACAAACGGGGAAGTATATCCAAAGGCCGATATTTTGAATGGTGTTTTAGGTATATGTTTCAACACAGCTTATACGATTCCTGTTTTTAAACCCCTTGTAATAAACAACCAGGAGCTTGATAAATATATCGGAACATATTTATCTTCCCAACCATCTATAAAAGTGCTTTGTACGAAAAATGAGGTTAATTTATTGCTTGAAACAAGTGGTCATACGTTTGTTCTCGATGCCATAGAGAATAATAAATTTATGAACGCCCGATACGGCTATTTCTTTGAATTCAATCAAGCCAATAAACAGTTGCTTATAAAAGAAGGCGATGATGTTTATTACCTGAATAAGCAATAA